The DNA segment CGATTAAAATGCTGAATCTGGATCTTTTAATGTTTAAGCCTAGATTAGCTGCATAATTTTCGCCAAGTAATAATACGTTCAGGGGTTTAATTAAGAATAATGATCCAATTAAGCCCACAAGGACCATTGGTATAAAGATAACATGCTTTTCCCAGGAAAGGTTATTGAATGACCCCAATCCCCATATCACAAAAGCCTGAACATCCTCTTTGCTGCTGATGAATTGTAGGAGGCCTACGATGGCACTGGAAGCATAGCCAACCATGATACCAACGATTAATAACATGGCGTTATTTTTTAGCTTTCGGGCCAGAAACAGAACCATAAACAATACCCAAAAGGCACCGGCAAAGGCAGCTCCGGTAATGGTAAGCGAGCCAAACCACCCCAGACTGGAAAGTGAGATTCCCTTGAGAGCTTCCAGAAGTAGCACGACTATAGCAACACCTAGTCCTGCACCAGAGCTGATGCCTAATATGGAGGGGCCTGCCAGTGGATTTCTAAATAAGGTTTGCATTTGAAGTCCTCCTGCCGCCAAACCTGCACCTGCCAGCAAGGCAGTAA comes from the Saccharicrinis fermentans DSM 9555 = JCM 21142 genome and includes:
- a CDS encoding iron ABC transporter permease codes for the protein MQYKHAKGRKHYAFLVLTILLIGLFILNISLGSVYIPFQTVVKWMLGFPIDNEIWQNILLKSRFPTAITALLAGAGLAAGGLQMQTLFRNPLAGPSILGISSGAGLGVAIVVLLLEALKGISLSSLGWFGSLTITGAAFAGAFWVLFMVLFLARKLKNNAMLLIVGIMVGYASSAIVGLLQFISSKEDVQAFVIWGLGSFNNLSWEKHVIFIPMVLVGLIGSLFLIKPLNVLLLGENYAANLGLNIKRSRFSILIVTGLLTATVTAFCGPVAFLGLAVPHLCKGIFKTADHSILIPGVILFGGVLALLCHLIARLPGLDGTLPINAVTSLIGAPIVVYVILKRRSLIQ